The nucleotide window CGAAATATACACCAGAAGTACAACCAACAGCATAAAGGGTACCCCGTTCATTTTAAAAGGTGAACGGGGTATTTATTTTATGGTTCTATAATATTTGTTTGGGTATCTATTCAATTTGTGCAAAAAAAGCACAAAACTTTTTGTATACGATAATCATGTACTTTCGCTGTTTTATTTCCACAAGCCGGAAGAAGCAGCGGAAACGACAGGTGTCTCCTCAACGACAGTAATTCGTCGCTTTAAAAATGTTGTACAAACAATGCCAAAAGGCGTGATGTTACCAAAAGTAATTGCGATTGATGAATATAAGGCAGATACAGATGCGGGCAAATATCAGCTAATTATTGCAGACGCAAAAAATGCATCAACTAATAGATATTTTACCGAATCGTCGTAGAGATACAATTAAAGATTATTTGGCACAGTACGGTTCAAATGTAGAAATCGTTGTCATGGATATGAACCCTGCAGGCAAGTAGAGATTTTAAATCGTTACGCATTTGGCTATTCAAATGGTTTTTAAGAGGGCATTAATAACACTTCGAAAGTCACCAAGCGTCATGCATTTGTATTTAGGAAGTATGAACACTTCAAAGCAAAAGTACTATTAAGTAGAGTATATAAAGAAGTAGATATACACCTTGGTTAATAGAGAGTTGATTGGAATGGAGGGCGGTCCTGCGGGAACAGCACGTGCGGGAAATCCATTACCAACGCAACGGGACGCATCCAGTTGGTAGTTAGTTGGAGCCGTGCCCGCGGAAAGCGCCCGCCCGTAATGGAAATTAACGGACTTGTTTAGAAAAAACAAAAAGGTAGTGCCGATTGATGAATCATTATGACATTACCCCAACATTTGACATAGAACCTATTTTATAAGAATTTGTTATTTTTTGCATAATCATTTATAATGAGAACAAACATTCGGTTTAGCTCGATTTGAAAGGAGGAAGTGAATTGGCGTATTGTAAAGTTCGTCAGGCTGAGATTTATTATGAAGAAATAGGAGATGGGATTCCAATTTTATTAATACACGGATTTACACCTGATCATAGATTAATGAGTGGTTGTATGGAGCCAATTTTTACTTTGAGGAAAGGGTGGAGACGAATTTATGTTGACTTACCTGGAATGGGTTTAACAAAAAATTATGACGAAATTAGTAATTCCGATCATATTTTAAGTACACTTATAGATTTTATTGAAGCTGTACTTCCTAATCAAGAATACATAATTGCAGGAGAATCATATGGAGGTTATTTAGCTAGAGGGCTTATTAAAAAGCACAAAGATCGAGTACTTGGAGTAGCATTTATTTGCCCTGTTATTATTCCTAATCAAAGCGAAAGAACAATTGAGAAACATAAAGTTTTAAAAAGGGACAATGAATTTTTAAAAAAGATTTCAGAGGTAGAATTAACTGACTTTAGTAGTAATCAAGTTGTACTCAATGAGTATAATTGGTTACGCTATAACAAAGAAATTATATCTGGATGTAAAATCGCGGATGCACAATTTTTGGAGAAGATTAAAAATAATTATGCATTTTCATTTGAACTTGAAAATACTAATTATACGAAACCAAGTTTATTTCTTTTAGGAAGACAAGACGCATCTGTAGGATATAAAGATGCACTCAACATAATGGAATATTATCCAAGGGGTTCAGTTGCAATTTTAGATATCGCAGGTCATAACTTACAAATTGAGCAACCAGAACTTTTTAACTGTTTAGTAAATGAATGGTTAGATAGGACAGAAAACTATATAAAACTAGATGCAATTGACTGAGATTTAAATAAGTGCTCAAATAACAGTTAGAACGATGCGGATTATTTAATCAATTCACTACTACTATTGCAAAATTATAAAAGGAGCAAGTACAGTATGAAAAAGGGTATACTAGCATTCTCATTAGGAACGATTTGCATATTCATTCTTATTTTTGTAATTTACAACAAAGATTTTTATCCTTCGCTTCCAATTGAAAGTTTGAGCAAAAGAGACGTTATTAAAATAATCAATCATTCAGAAAAGCCAATGGAAAAATTAACGGATGAAGACGGATTTGCATGGTATATCACAAGTGAACAGGATATGTCTATCGTTGATGATACGATTAAAAAATTGGTAGATCAAAATAAGTGGATTTATAAGGATAAAGAGGGTAGTGGATTAATTTTTGAAAAGCAAGAAAAAAAATTAATTGTGACTACACAAAAGTGGACAGGGAAATATGTAATCGTTAAAATTCCGATTAATTTTAACGATTAAAAAATAGGTTTGACCTCAAAAAAATGAGGCAAACCTATTTGTACACTAAAATTCGATATAAG belongs to Solibacillus sp. FSL R7-0682 and includes:
- a CDS encoding transposase, coding for MHQLIDILPNRRRDTIKDYLAQYGSNVEIVVMDMNPAGK
- a CDS encoding alpha/beta fold hydrolase; translated protein: MAYCKVRQAEIYYEEIGDGIPILLIHGFTPDHRLMSGCMEPIFTLRKGWRRIYVDLPGMGLTKNYDEISNSDHILSTLIDFIEAVLPNQEYIIAGESYGGYLARGLIKKHKDRVLGVAFICPVIIPNQSERTIEKHKVLKRDNEFLKKISEVELTDFSSNQVVLNEYNWLRYNKEIISGCKIADAQFLEKIKNNYAFSFELENTNYTKPSLFLLGRQDASVGYKDALNIMEYYPRGSVAILDIAGHNLQIEQPELFNCLVNEWLDRTENYIKLDAID